The sequence below is a genomic window from Hyperolius riggenbachi isolate aHypRig1 chromosome 7, aHypRig1.pri, whole genome shotgun sequence.
atttcttctgcggtggaatccaggcgattccgcaccgcaacagtggaaacgagccctgagtgtTTGGCCTCCTGGGCTAATGATTTAATTCACCTATTTATTCCTCAAATCAAatatgtaactaaggagcttggggccccagtgcaagttttgcatgtgaccccaagcactctattgatatggagcccaaaATCCTactaaggacagctgcagtgtaatCAGAGTAACAGTTTGTTAGGGCTACCaccatgcaatgcacatatagatgtGTTCATTACCAGCTTAGCAGCAAtgtaaagctaataagatgggtgAAGGAGGCCCCTTATGGGCCCTTCTCATCcatgggccctggtgcggtcacaacctctgcatcctttattgctacgccactgatggtgAGAAACTCTAGGAAGTTTCACCCAGGATAATAAAAGCAGCTTCACAAGTGTGCTGCGGCTAATTGTGCAACATATGTGCAGCACGGCTGGAGGGTTGTGAAATATTTCATACTTGATAAATACACAATATCGTCTTCAGTGTATCAGGAAGttgctgtatatacacacacattaaggAGCGTGGTGTGATCTGATCCTGGGGACTCACCACAAGGGCTCGAGTAGGAAAATCAGCATCAGGTAACGATGGCTCCTGTTGTTACTTTTTTATAGCAGGGCTGTAAAACCAAAATACTGTAATCTTAAAGCAGGCCTTAGACGTCTAAGAATGAATGATAGTTCAGGTGCCATTtacttcaagtggacctgaactcttgcacatgactcaagggaaagagagagagatgcaccctttgtgtttttagagagaagagcctctctaattccccctcatctgtaagtaatcacacgagtaatttgatctctcagctatgtcagctcagaaatttggcagtcctcagcagacacagctaatgcTAAACAcagggggctcgattcaccaagcggtgcaaagtgtttgcacgctggtgaaaaggcccttatcacgcctaaactcactttaggcatgataagaagaagtcgtacgcgcgtaagtgcgcgcgcagcacccgacgcttcgcgcgaagctcccattaagccctatgggactttgcgtgcgcgctcacgcgcgtacgcgcggtaacttcgcgcgaagagcaggaaaaagcagtgataactcagtggtgaaaaggtcatcacgcctaaagtcttttaggcgtgataactgggttatcaccgctttgtgaatcaagccccggatgttaaccctttctctgctttcatgaaagcaggaagtagacacactgcagatttattacaggaattctgtaagctgtaacaaagaaattttatactttaaaggttattatgctgttgcttatctttagagcagagaggaagttctgagttcgggtccactttaacctaatGGAAGAATACAGTGAAAGCAACGAGTGCGATAGTAACTCATTGCACTGTAATCTGTGCATGGACTGAAGCACTGCTCATGCCTGCTGACTCAGTGCCACCGCTTCATTCAAATTAGTTGTGTTTTGTGCTGCATAAGCTTATACACAAATGAGAAGCTGTCAGTGCAATATGCAGGGTCTCTGTCTGTGCAGTGATTACAGTGCAGTAATACAGAAGTGCCTATTATAAAGTCACCACTTTCAGTATAAAGCTTTGTACACAgaggggatcaggacctgatctctCGGGGGACATTGGCCGTATGGAGtgaagtggggagaacaatgctctcactGGTGCTTGACCAATTCAATCCcccaggctgatcactggccaAGGCGTTGGCACTAGAGCTACCAGGCTGGTCACTGGCCATGGCGCTGGCACTTGAGTCcccaggctgatcactggccaAGGCGTTGGCAGTAGAGTCcccaggctgatcactggccaTGGCGCTGGCACTAGAGTACCTAGGCTGATCTCTGGCCATGGCGCTGgcacagggacggatctggggggggggggggggcaggcgggtatcttgccccaggcgcagtttgttgaattcttaaaaaggcagcaaaatgaatggcattttaggcgcgaaaacctgacctttaggcgccaaactctaaccttgccccaggcgcaagttggtcttgatccgtccctgtgcTGGCACTAGAGctgccaggctgatcactggccaAGTGGTTGGCACTACATCCGCCAAGCTGATCACTGGCCAAGGCACTGGCCCTAGAGCCACCAGGCATATCACTGGCTAAGGCATTGGCAATAGAGCcgccaggctgatcactggccaAGGCATTGGCACTAGAGCCGCCAGGCTGATCACCAGCCAAGGGGTTGGCACTAGAGCcgccaggctgatcactggccaAGGGATTAGCACTAGAGTcgccaggctgatcactggccaAGGCGTTGGCACTAGAGCCACCAGGCTGATCACCAGCCAAGGTGTTGGCACTAGAGCCACCAGGCTGATCACTGGACAAGGGGTTGGCGCTAGAGCCACCAGGCTGATCACTGGACAAGAGGTTTGCATTAGAGctgccaggctgatcactggccaAGACGTTGGCACTAGAGGCCTTATTTAAAAGCGTGATCGAGCTTCAGCTGCCAGGCTGGTATGTATGTCCTGCACACATGAATGAAACATTCACTGCTGCCACCACGGCACGTACCTaacatgaccactagaggcctctagtgttttatcctctagtgtttgtcatgtgacacaggctCTCTGGCACTGGATTGACAGAGAGTAGCGCCTGGCGGTGCAGCGAAGACACGGGAGAAAGTGCGGTACAATTACAATTGTATATGGAGTTGTAGAGGTTTTTCCAGCTCCAACTTTGAAAGTGATGGGTTATCGTGAAGATCTCATTTGTATGCAATGACTAAGGGTCCATTTCCATTGGAAGCAAGCAAATGTGCATGCTTTTTTTCGGATGGGAATTTACATACGTATACATCTGTTTTtaacatgcgaattcgcatgtgtaATCACAAATTTTATTTAGTTTTGTTTCTATTGCCCTTGATGAAAACATGCGTGAAAACACATAtgaaaattagcaaaaaaaaaaatgcaaccgaGAAAGCACATGCGAAAACGTCATGTGGCATGCAGAAACTGACAACACCGCTGTGCAGAGTTCTTTATGCATGCAGATTCTGGATACTGTacaatggaaacgggcccattgaaatacattgctatgcgaatttgtgtGCAGGAAATGCACATGACTTCACATGTAGagtaaacgggccctaaatgcTTTAGCTGTGCTAAACCAGAACGCTTGTGTTGCTAAGCTGGGATGAATTTATTTTCTGTACGGAAGTGATTGACTCACTTTAAGCTTCAGCTGCTAAGGAAGTTGAAGAATCTTTTCCAAGCTTAGGCAATAGGAAACTGTATTCTGATTAAGGCTACAGCTTCATAAATAGGGCTTGCTAAAATAGACCTTCAAGCAATGTTTGGGATAAAGTGCGGATGAGGATAGCACTTGTGTCAGGTATTTATTATGTTAGAGAAATCTCCCTCAAGTGTCACCATTCATATATTCCAAACTCCTACTCTGGTTATATCTGTAACAAGAGAACCCATGGTGAATGTCGctaaaaatcaaatacttacccaaggagaggaaagcctctaGATTCCCCATAGCCTTCCCATGCTGTCCTACAATCCTTCCCCGtttccagggaacccctgcacatCAAAACTGTGCTCCTATTCGTGCATGAGCATGGCGTTGCTGCAaccggcttactgtgcaggtgcagttgtGCTCGCGCAGGCACGGTACATTTCTTGTGCTTGAAGAAAAGCTTGGTTGCAAGCTTGGAatccgacaagagcttgtcagattccTCTGGGGGTCCACCTGTGGACCGGAGGATAGCGTAGGAAGCCTCTACAGcagtctttctcaacctttttaccctggaggaaccctgcaaatcatttttggatctcaaggaactccTACATTTATTTTGTAGGAGGCGTGGACTTTAATAGTAGGCGTGgctctttttttttcccactaccCCCTGTTGCAGTGCCCCTTATTATACagtctccttattctagtgctttttattaatatgCTCATTATTATACTGACCCCCAATTGAGTGCTTCTTTTCACAGTATCCTCTATTTTAGTgtgctctatcatacttcccccacgatgggggaaaataccaaggaacccctgcagagtactcaagaaaccctggttgaaaaagcctgctctacaggatccagaggtttccctcttcttaggtaaatatTGGACATTTGACCTTGAGGTTCGCTTCGGGTacactttaggctactttcacacataCAGTGCCGTATAGTGGCGCAGTACGCTCCCCTGCCCATCACCCGTCGCAGAGGCCATTAGTGTAAATGAGACATGGTACACTATCCGTGGCACAAAGCAATCCGGCGGAAGTGGTCACAGTGATGCAGAGGCaatgcagactctgcagtgcattgctgCACCCTACAAGTGGTACCATGCGGCAAGCCTTTACATTGGAATCTATGGCACCGCAACAATCTACATAACCActcgaggaccacagtgttaaacccccctaaagaccaggacatTTTCCTGTAaacgggccactgcagctttaagggctcgctgcagggccacacaacacagcacacaagtgattcccccccttttctgcccaccaacagagctctctgttggtgggcaaagaTCGCTCTCAGGATCTTTGTTTATTTcattgtaaatatttttattattatttttgtaataaatgtatgtcccccccccccctagccccctcccttcctccccccgccagccaatcactgtgattggctgtcaaaggctttagcctatgacagccgatcacccctgagcctcggctgtccccagtacagcactgctgtagatcgcagcgctgtacagccatAAAAAGACGGCTgtgtcgccgtctaacagtctccgagcggcgatctccgatgggagactgaaggcggagctcagctccttcatccaagcggggatgcgcgcgcatcggtgTGCGAgatcccctgcaaaacactcacgcaggactttacgccgatcggcattatgcagtcctgggggagccaccacgTTCACGCCCATCGGTGGTTAATTGCCTAACCCTTAGCCATccctctaccaatacctaactcttaaggccctgttcacagttcaTTAGTTGttttgcagaataattctacatgccaactcactgcccatacaatgctatggggctgttcacaatactgcattgtaactgatcacattattctaactcactgcaggcaggctttgtattaatgtctatgcctccattgcagttcacacttggtATAATGccagcgttatgcaactgaccactcttAATCCAGCCTCACCCTCAAATTGTGTCTTTGCTTAGCGAGCGCAGAGAGCCGCACATTGTCTCAAATtgcagcttttacaatgggcgtcTGCGCCGTCTCCCTTCTTTCCAAGTCACCTTCGGCGCCCTATTATCCAGCTTTGAAATTTGGACTGTTTGGCGGCAGAAAGCGAATCTATAATGCACGTTTTTCCAGTGGGCATTCTTACATTCCTGTGTGTCTGTTTATAATAGCATCCAAAGCTAAAAAGAACTAAACACTGTATTTTAGCCGGCGTTTCTCCTAAACTGTAATCAGTATTTATAGAGAATGAGACTGAAAGCCCCGAACCGATCCCGGTAATGGCAGAGCAGTGAGACCTTCATAAATTGATAGAGGTGCATTTTCCAAATATTAGCTGAGCAAATGGATTTTGTGCCTTGTAGTCAGAAGGTGTTTCTACACTTTGAGGGAATTTATGATATTTGCTGTGGTATGTTATCTCCTGCGGCACGCTGGCTGAGCTTGCAAACAAGTCATTGTCTTATGAAATCAGTCTGTTCTCTCAACTTCCTGAAATGATGCTTCTCTCCCATCTTGATTGTCTGTCCTAACGTCAACTGTGTCCTTGTGTAACCGGGGAAGATGCTTCATTTTTCTTACACTTTGTTCTGGGTAT
It includes:
- the LOC137526168 gene encoding variant surface antigen F-like translates to MGILSSVIFYYMLCANVLASDQPGSSNANLLSSDQPGGSSANPLSSDQPGGSSANTLAGDQPGGSSANALASDQPGDSSANPLASDQPGGSSANPLAGDQPGGSSANALASDQPGGSIANALASDMPGGSRASALASDQLGGCSANHLASDQPGSSSASTGTDQDQLAPGARLEFGA